The Perca fluviatilis chromosome 3, GENO_Pfluv_1.0, whole genome shotgun sequence nucleotide sequence CGCagtgcctttccatgggcagctccctcattctgacatctctccattagtgcatgtataggttctgagcatgtgtgtgtaattcggacctgtgtgtaaaaacaacagagtgaaaacattggaatttccccttgcaggattaataaagtatacattattacattattattaatgcaGTAAAGTCTGAATATGTTCTTCCAGCACTGTatttaacatgtaaatgttCCCACTCATATTTGCATGAAAAACTAGGTgggagataggtggggtctcccctagctgtagataggtgaggcctcctctagctgtagataggtggggcctcctctagctgtagataggtggggcctcctctagctgtagataggtgaggcctcctctagctgtagataggtggggcctcctctagctgtagataggtggggcctcctctagctgtagataggtggggtctcctctagctgtagataggtggggtctcctctagctgtagataggtgaggtctcctctagctgtagataggtggggtctcctctagctgtagataggtggggtctcctctagctgtagataggtgaggtctcctctagctgtagataggtggggtctcctctagctgtagataggtggggcctcctctagctgtagataggtggggtctcctctagctgtagataggtggggtctcctctagctgtagataggtgaggtctcctctagctgtagataggtggggcctcctctagctgtagataggtggggcctcctctagctgtagataggtggggcctcctctagctgtagataggtggggtctcctctagctgtagataggtggggtctcccctagctgtagataggtgaggcctcctctagctgtagataggtggggtctcccctagctgtagataggtgaggcctcctctagctgtagataggtgggccaacgcattttttgtgcatgcatcgttttagtccggtgcaacaccggcagtgccgccgctaattagcttagcatagtgaatggaatctagcatgttagcatgttgtgagtaaaagtgagccaacaaaagacacaaaaaaaacaacctaaatacttgcactgagacaaaaaatgcattggcccacctatctacagccagggtagaccgtgataagccctatttcaacaaacgctggcgtattcctttaaacacCTGCATTAGATTTTAGACAATATACCCTTCATGGGCAGTACATCTGTTCCCTGCAGTGTGAGCCCTGTGAAGTCACTCAGTGACTCCTTGTAACCAGGTTAGTCAATGATTTCAGAGCCAAACCTGCAGCACTAATCTCCTGTCTTCAAAAACGTGTCCACGCCAGTCCGACATGGCTGTGAGAGCGAGTGCACCTGTGGATAAAAACCGAGCTGGTGAGTtaacttgtgttgtcttcccgttgaccaCAAACCTTGTTGTCCTTTagggtcaaaataaaaaaaatgaactgtCGCTTTTTTGCgctttttagatgtttttgacgctttttttaaattcagggtcaataaacctaatttatatgacattatagcAACATTtttagttaaaaataagaaattatgaattattttgactaatagttaagatcaaaggacattgagtgaatcacagaatgtcaattttttttttccaaatgctataaaattgaataaaacacccaaaatttcAATGAGAGCAATCCTTAATTTGACCTGCGAAGAACGTGCATGCATCCGTGTTATTTTGGTGcgttttggttgaaagaaacccatatttctgttCACGGTTCAAATtagacccaaggacaacacacaagggttaaaacttAAACCAACGTCtttcagaggtcacacacacatgcacatgcacacgcacacacacacacacacacacacacacacacacacacacacacacacacacactctccccaACACCAAAGATGTTATGAGTTAGTATAGTTTTATCTGTGTgtaacaaaaagagagagagctatAAAACCTGtattatgaaaataattacatatgcacacacatacacacacgcacgcacgcacacacgcacacacacacacacacacacacacacacacaacacacacacacacacacacacacacacacacacacacacccatgtgTCAGCCAAGAGAAGCCGTTCTCATAGTCTCTGGAGGATTTCCAGCTTGGCCTTTGCTTTGAGGCAAAACAGGAGAAGGGGTGGAGCAAACAAAGGTGTGGCTAAATGCAggtgaaagaaaaacacagcacCGTGGTTACTTGATCGGGCCAGGGGCTCGTCTGCTAGGGCAATGAAAGCATCAGAGCTAATCGTTTGGAGATATGATTGTGATGTTCTTTAGTGCTCCAGTTTGACGTGAGCAGGTAAGAGTCACACCTAACTGCAACTGAATGCCTCAAAGTCATCAATTGTTCAGTGTTTCTTAACGTTTTCTTCTGCTGCTTATCTAAAAGGACGACAGCAGCCGTCTATAAGACAGGAGAGTCAACGTGCAGGAGGACGGTTTTTCAAAACGAAGACAAAGGTATGTGAGCGTTTAACATTTCAGTTTCCATATTCGTGAAGCGTTTCTGTCTGACGAGGAAGCAGAGAAGATGGACGGCAGCTGTTGGTGCTTTGTctcacattttatttgtaagcgtcaaaagcataaaaaaaaagcaacaaaaacatcaggaaaagcgCCACAATCAAGTAAATTTTGAACAAAGTTAACAAGTTAATGGCCGACAGGAAGACAACCCCAGGGTTAGAAGTGGAATGTAGTTTGTATTagaccagtggtgtagtctacgtcatatgcaggtatacgcagtatacccaatAAGAcatctccaggatttccatatacccacttaaaaatgcccaatgacacgcaacaacatactttctattatatttttgatatattttaaattgtcatctgtgtttttcttcgttgacgctcaaaataaccctgagggaggacacccagaccccgcactatgatatgcccccccccctcccccaaaggcagattctagcccatatatatatatatatatatatatatatatatatataagttggTGTCAGTGAAAAATAGTGTCGAAAACgtgggaaaaaaagtgaaaaaacattgaaaaaagtgcaaaaaaagtgacaaaaacattgaaaaaagcgacaaaaaagtgacaaaaacattgaaaaaagtgcgaaaaaaagtgacaaaaacattgaaaatagtgcgaaaaaaagtgacaaaaacattgaaaaaagtgcaaaaaaagtgaccaaaacattgaaaaaagtgcgaaaaaaagtgaccaaaacattgaaaaaagtgcgaaaaaaagtgaccaaaacattgaaaaaagtgcgaaaaaaagtgaccaaaacattgaaaaaagtgcgaaaaaaagtgaccaaaacattgaaaaaagtgcgaaaaaaagtgaccaaaacattgacaatgtgacaaaaaagtgacaaaaacattgaaaaaagtgcaaaaaaagtgaagaagaaatgtcagaaaatgtgtccaaatatatttttttaagtgttaattttgacccagaagacaacacaagggttgaaGTACCTAAAGCTGTCAGGTGAATATCGTTGCTTCAGAaatgtagaagtataaagtggcaTAGGATGGAAAGTACCAGTCCACGAGtaaaccttttttgtttgttctagcTCTGCTGTCAGCCTGGCCATGATGGATCCTGGGAAACTGCTAGAGAAAAGGAGATGGTATAGTTCCTGTCGCAAGTGTTTCCTCCTCATCCTGGTGCTGGcggctgttttctttttatacagcACATACAAAGAGCAAATGCTGTCCGACTTGAACCCCAAAAAATTGTGGGATCGATTGACAAGTCAGAGACAAAATGGAGCTTCCTACACAGCTGGTGTTACCACGAGCTCGCCTGCATCTAAACCGACTGAGATTGCATCTCCTCAAACTGAGATCATCACATCGTCAGTGGCGACGAACGCGACTCGAAGGACTACAAATGCTTCATTGGTGACTCAGCAGATGGGCCAACCAAAAGCTGAGCCGCCAACACCTGTTCCTTATAAATCCCCGGGCCCGTACGTAGTGGAATACCCCTACGAGTACCACTTCATCATAAACGAGCCGAAGAAATGTGAGCAGCAGAAGCCTTTTGTGGTCCTCGTGGTTCCGGTGGCGCCCTCCAACAGGGCGCACCGCGACGTCATCCGGAGCACCTGGGGAGGCGAGAGTCTGGTTCTCGACAAAGTGGTGACGCTGTTCTTCCTGCTGGGGAAGCATCCCGGAGACGGAGCGGCGCAGCTCCAGGAGCAGCTGCTGCAGGAGAGCGCCGAGCACCGAGACCTGATCCAGAGCGACTTCCTGGACTGCTACAAGAACCTGACCATCAAGACCATGGTGATGCTGGAGTGGCTGGACGCCCACTGCTCCGCCGCCGGCGTCCCGTACGCCATGAAGATCGACTCTGACATGTTTCTGAATGTGCCCAATCTCGTCAGCATGCTGTTAAAAGCCCCGACGACAAACTACATGACGGGACTCGTGGCGAGAGGAGCCGCGGTCCTGCGAGATCCAAACTCCAAGTGGTTCATACCTGTGGAGCTCTTTCCTCAGCCGCAGTACCCGCGTTACGCCCTGGGTCTGGGCTACGTTTTGTCTCTTGACCTCCCTAAAAAGCTCATACAGGCTTCCAGACACGTTACTGCTCTTTACATTGAGGACGTGTATTTGGGGTTGTGTATGGAGCACTTGGGCATCCCTCCCACCGACCCCCCAAACTGGAGTTATTTCCAAGTGAATCCTGTGGGGTACAATCGCTGCGCTTACTCCGGACTCATTGCCACCACTACAAACAAAGACACTGATCGTGTGAGTGAGTGGAAAGACTTTAAAAAACCGGGTACATACTGTTGAAAACAAACCGCAAAAGATTTGTCGATTATTCGAAATTGTTGTCAACTattaattcaatcaggagagacttcgttgcaggtatgcaaatatttattttaaatgagcataatatgaaatgtacagagtctttggggattagactccatcattaaaatatttaaaaggggtagagaagccaGACATATTCctgagtctagacactggtgatggtGGAGAGGGAACCCTAGAGATCGAACGAAGGAGCCTGTCTGCCGGAAAGGGACTCAGGTTACAGTTGTTGATGATGCCCGgaggtggaagaggaggaggaggaggagggttgcacatTTGCCTGAGAAGACAGCTCATAGCAAGGAgagaagacatttaaagcaggatgtcatgctgtgattggatcatgaattccgtggccaattctggttggtttaCTGAAGAGTGAACGCCTCTTAACAGCTGAATAGTTTTAGGGAGAGATAGTGGCGATTGCAGTAATTTAGAAGTTTTCCTGGAAGAATTTGCACTGAGCTTCATATGTATtaagagtctttttttttttaattattttaatcgagagaaaaaagaaactctgattccagcttcttagatgtgaatatttttctagtttcttctctcctctgtgacagtacaCTGAATATCTTTCAGTTGTGTAAAGAACAAGATGTTTgaagacgtcatcttgggcaccattttctgacattttatagaccagacaactaatcaattaatcgagaaaataatcaacggattaatcgacaatgaaaagtATCGTTAGTTGTGGCCCAGTCTATATCCAAGACGTTCCACCTCTGGGATAGCAAGTAAATTTCGCCGGATGCATGTACACTATgtccggtaacactttacttgaaggtatctacataagagtgtcatgacagtgtcatgaacacatgaccctaaccttaaccctaatgacacttactaaaagaagcattatgtcataaacgtttatgacttgtgtataatgtttatgacacgttcatgactcAGTCTCATGTCACTctcatgtagataccttcaagtaaagtgtaaccgtctttgtgttggcgtttatgaggatttgtgaggactatggttaactgctcctcagatctctgcagggtaaatccagacagctagctagactatctgtccaatcggagttttctgttgcacgactaaaacaacctttgaacgtacacatgttccaccaaagaTATTACAGCAGTCTGTTGATTACATACACAGACCAGCCAATTtatgttcagtttactgtcacagtgGAGTGAAGAAAGTAGAAAATATTcgcatttaagaagctggaatcagagacgTCTTACCTTTTTCTCCATcaactcaaactgattaatcaactaatctgAACAACTGACGATTCATttacaactaatcgattaatctctGCAGCTCTAAATGCATCCAAATATAGCTGCCCTGCTACGATGTCCACTGTCCCTACAGTCAGTTCATTAAATAGTGTTTTTAATTCAGAGGTGTTTGTAATATTCTGCTCTCCTCGTGGATGTAAATAGGGAGGACAAAATATTGGAAACACCTGTCACTATAACACGGGACAGTCCAACACCACCTTTTACtttcacctcaaaggtaaagtTGGAGGCACATTCACACATTTATAATAACATAAATTACAAAACACAGcattaaatccagtgttttaaaaatactgaaaatatGGAGAAAATAGAGTAAAGCGTGCATTGTATGcatatgttttatataaagtgatataatatatatatatatatatatattgagttaATCTTCTCGTttaagagagaaaaggaggcaCTTCTCGTATCTTAACCATTGGGTCTGATGAGCTCTCCACTTTCAGGAGTTGTGAACATTTTGGGAACACCTCCAAGTTCAGTCACACCCGACCATAAAAGGTATAGAAACTCTACTCTTCTCTCTGTTCTCAAGTTACTGCGCAGCCGTCTCCATCCTCCACTGCAGGGCTGTTGAACGCATCTTACAGATATGAAGGAATTGTCTTCTGTTTACATAGCTTATCCTTTTCTTTAGAGTAAAACCAATAATCATAGTTAATATTTGGCAAAGGTGGTTGAAgcagtttgtttattaatagaAAGAAAACCTCAAGTGTGTCACCACAGAAATGTTGCGGCCTTAAACAATTACTTTAAGTACAGTGAGCTCAAACTGTGACATTCGTGTATCCCAGCCGGTTTTCTGAAGCAgaaaatttctttctttctttctgcgcGAGACGTGTTGAGACACGTCACAGCACTCAGGTACAGCGCTCAGGTATGAGGACGTGTTGGAGTCTTATCTCTGTTTAGTTTAGAAACAAGTTACTGCTTTTTAACTTTGAACAACAGTGGGATAAGATTATCGATTATTATTTTCagttttcaatttattttattctagttttgactttttcatttcatttcaattgTTCAGTTGTTCAGAAAGTTTGAGTTTGTatatatttagtttgttttgtcagGGCCGTGTGTAATGTCTCAGAGTTATAATataagttataataataatatagctACATCACCTACAAATTCAGATCCAAAAATTCAAGTATTAgagtaaaaaaatttaaacaaatcTATTTGGTTTCTCAAATTCTATTAGTGAaattcagattaaaaaaaattcaagttGAAATAATTCAGATAGTAACATCCAGGCTCCCAGGCCCGGACCAACTGAATTTgaatgatttaaaaagaaacttGTTTAGATGTTTAAATCGACCAATCAAATTTGAGCAGCCTGaatcattttctttcttctttgtttctttATCCTTAAACCCGAATGTTTCGATCAAAAGGTTTGaccattgaaaaaaatattaaaattcacCTTTTAAAATTCCAAATCAAGACGTTTTatattgtaatttaaaaaaaggtaaatttaGAACAAATACATTcagatacatgttttttttttaatattaaggATTCAGTGGCTGTCTCTTATTTGCTTCCATATCTCCatttgactgctgctgtataagagcggAGGAAATCATACAAATTGGTGAGCATAAATTATTATATGATATTGTACGAACCCGtgcatgagaatgcgttgattTACGCACTTGTCGACAGTTTGTATTGTGACGGAGCgagaaagaaaaacatgcaGAAACATGTGGATGTTTGAATCTGACGAACAGCTGGTTCTGTTCTGCTTAAATCTGAAATCAGTTatctatttaaatgtatttcagaTAATGTGCTAAAAATGTCATTTAATTGCCCAGTGTTGTAAAAAGGGAGATCTCTGTGTCTTTttgttattataaagcaggtccaGGTGCTGTATAAATCACAGACTGTATATTATAAATACTGTGATCAAGTATCAAAACACTTGCAcatgggcgcccggatagctcagttggtagagcaggcgcccgtATGTAGAGGTTTGgttcctcgacgcagcgggcccggctTCAATTCTGACCTGcgacccccctctctctcccccctgtcatgtcttcagctgtcgtgtcaaataaaggcctaaatatgccccaaaaaataatcttaaaaaaacataaataaataaactcacATCTGCCCGTATTCAgtaactgtgcctttaaacgagctgtcaggacttctgtacacttgtgatgtcacaactgtACTATATCAGTGTTTCCCCCAGAAAGGTTGTTAGGCCCGGTGGCAAGCGTCTTTTTGTGACGAGGGCCCGGCTGGTGGCCAGTCACAGACTAATGGCAGCgttaatgtagagcccaatagtttctgtgacAACAGAATCATGGACGGAGACGGAGAATCAGTCgcgaaattgagaatttaaaaaagctaaaagacAGATTTCATACGGCCGCACATTAAGGCAGCAGTagaagctaactggagatttgaaaatatgactacgtCTACGTTTCCAACCGAGCCGCCCCgctgtaactgtagtttaaaaaatgtctttaaaatatattataaaatagttcccagtggcttaggcccggtggggtgggagggggggactTAGGCCTAGTGGGCCACCAGGCTTTCAACACAAGGGGGgaaacactgtatatatatagttagAAAGTGCTGTTACAGTCACTCCCcagctgcaatgacggtgcagagactcCGAGAGCGCAGATGTGGAAGACccagaaacactgaccaatcagagcatgcTGGGCTTCTTCGGGAGGGGGTCTTAAAGACACAGGTGCTAAAACGGAgcatttcagacagacagtgaacACAGGTATGTATGAGAAAAGTAAGTGAcaaatatgaacctgaaaatgagcatgatttGGGACCTTTAACTGATGTTACCGTAAAGTTATATTGATCTTATTTCCTTTAACGGTTGAATTCATGGATTAAATCATCATGGCTTGTGCATCAGTTATGCATTACTTAAACATGTGTTTGAGTGTTGACTATTTATGTCGTCCGCTGCATCATGGCAGGAAAAAAACCAGGAAAAATAACTCGACATGCTGCTTCTTGTTAGAAACTAACTGACATAACGCTGGTAAGGAAGTCGCTATCTGAATGTAGTTCATTATTTAAAGATGAAAACAGAAGTATGTGTCATGTAACACCATCCAAGTGTTTTTATATCTCCGTGTTTGAAACGGTTGTTAAGATATAAATGGTAATTTCTCCTCCTGTGATATGTGACCTCAGTCATATTAGCAACAGAGTCAATGTATTGtgtgaatgaaatgaatgattGTGGAGTCACTTCCTTGACTTCAGTTAACTCTCCgtacaaaaaaaagaacctTAGTTGGGCTACTGACTTTTCTATATATAGATTTTtatcaatgttttattattattattttatcttagttaatgtattaatatgtgtttttttcaacccctcttgttttctttatttgctTTTTAGGGAGCCTATTGTACGTGGACATGTTGTGCACTACAACTGAATAATGTGACAAAcagacctaatgacctcagtGTTTGTTTAGTTATTCAATTGtgtgggaaaaaaagacaaataaatggTGGAGTAAATGtatctgtttgtttatttatatgcaTTTATATGTTATTTATACCTGTTTTAAGTTGTTACAAGCCAGAGGTGGCAAGTACATTTACACAAGAAGTGTACTTAGGTAAACGTTTGaggtactttatacttctacttcactacaattcagagataatattattattattatcattattatttactGCTCTACATGTGTTTAATAATTTTAGTTAGGCTACTAGGTACTTTGCacattcagattaataatacaaaatataatcaaagaATAAGTTATGATGTATTAGtattgaatgaagtgtattttagaATGATAagattactgtttatttaaatggagtctggtaggtttgGCGATAGCTtgattaatactggaccaatttcaaagaccCCTGGTCTAAGTGCATCAGTCTTAGACCAGGGGtctttaagccaaggaccccttaactaaaagagagacagaggaggaccCCCTACTACGTATATTGTATAagttgagttgcatattaaactgggcctatgTAACACCTCCCGGGCGTGAGCCAGTATCCTAAACAAAAGGATAAGTGAGACAATGAAAACGTGCTGCCGTTCAATGAGCGATAACAGGCAGCTTCCACAATCGATGCAGCACATAAGGTCTCACACCGCCCTCTACTGACAACAGTTGGGATAGTACATGTAGGCTACTCAGACTGCTGCACATTATAATTACTTTGACATATTATGTCAAActtgacaaaacaaaaatgtgatcATACATCTGTGTATGTCACACCTACAATAACTTGCAGGGctgcctaaagcctttatatcttttttgtatagaatactaagctattgaAATAgtctaataattgttggcatgattttataaatcatgttttcatgttaaacatacatgtggcagagTGCAtcctcaggatgaactgtatctgtgggtggCCTTAGTGAcgaccttacctataggccagtaagcctatcatcactggggatttatatttgctaatatgttggattcatgttaagatattttttacaaaaaacttaacaaattaacaataatttggaggggcccccctgcattgacccTGAGGGCGCCCTAGGGGTctcagaccccctgttgaagatccctgacttagacaaaaacatggaaaattaAGGTCCAGGTAAAAaaccaaagttaccctttaagataaaactttattgatcCTGGTGGGAAATTCAAAAGCTACCTGCAGTAGCTATATTTAGTTAAAAACAATGTACCCGCTGCAACATTAAAGGGatgaacacatttacacatcaataattataatccaataacATAATACATGTTCATCCGACATGGTCCATTCTGCACAATGACAACTTTAATTCAGCTATAAGTAAATTTTGATGATCACAAAGTGTTTCAAAGTGTTTtgcatattattttttattgtaaatcGTCTGGGGTGGTTCTTTgggttgttgtgttttctctGCCTGCCTGGCACAGACACTTATTGTGGGTTACATTTACCTTGGAACTAGgaagccggagctgggaatgacatCACAACTGAGTTGAATGCGTTCAATTTACAAGtctgaattattattttttttttaagataattttcgggggcttttccctttatttagacagtgacagtggatagaggCCGCCCCAACAAGTCCGACTTTTCAAAATAGATTTTTCATTGTGGGTTAGCTccagccaggttagccattgttagcaatacctgTAGCtaacaacgcattacgctgttattgtgcatacaaacagcgtagcaacatgtccacagatagaagttggacaggactgtgtgtacgactgatttagtgagacacaaataagacagaagtgctaataactgtatgttactacagctttcacaactgttgatgcacagagcggccatgttggattttgaattCGGGGTACTCAAAAGGTTGTCCAAGTTCCGAGCTTggaaatccgaggtcagggggcgtgtttctGACTTTGACCTCAGAAAATCAAATGTACAAATGGAGCGCACTATGAGCGACACTCTCCAAATGCACCTGAGGCACATCTGCTAATCAGGAGAGAGATGTGGGATCGGCTCTGCTGGGCCGAGCATCAGCCAAGACGACGACTTAAATTGTGTGAGACGATATTTGTAGTTCACTGaacggtttcacacaaaactaagtggtactacaacaaactgagactttcttcacttgctaaattatctttttaaattgacaaacatcTTATGTGTAATCCaaggctcaattcaaacggcaTCAAAACATTATTTGTCTCTCTCCGTTCACTAACGTACATGTTCTTTTCCGAaaataaggtcccatggtggtccaccacccggaaggggcgggactttgCCTCCGTACGTGCTAGATCCAATCTGCTAGACGTGTCTACGTCACAGGACGTGCCTCGTGGCCCGCCTTATTctacctctgattggcttaccctggtattcttaccctaaccctaaccaatccacAGAcctcatgcctaaacctaactacgTCCATCAGACTAGCAGATCTGATTTAGGATTTACCCACCGCCTAGTcgcgcattgccagaccttcctacacagggctgcggaggagggtctggcagtTTTATCAGCAGAAAAGTGAAAGAATGTGTGAGATCCTCTGCTTGTGCGAGTAacgtgccgctgcaaaatagcctcgggaaggaactagttttggtggaacatgtgtacgttcaaaagtagttttagtcgtgcaacagaaaactcagattggacagatagtctagctagctgtctggatttaccctgcagagatctgaggagcagttaaccatagtcctcacaaatccaccggaggttagaacgccaacacagagaaagaggaaggggacgcacaTCCAGCCGATCTTCCGGCAGCATCTaaaacaatcccggaaatgaatcATCCTCTATGAGGAACTTGGCACTCTTAATACGTTATCacattacttcctgctttgctcctgtcATAACTACTACAGCCACTTGTCACCtaaatatgagtcgtaattgctgctggAACAAACGACCTATGGGAGCGTTTTTcggggggaggacagtct carries:
- the LOC120555597 gene encoding beta-1,3-galactosyltransferase 2-like, translating into MMDPGKLLEKRRWYSSCRKCFLLILVLAAVFFLYSTYKEQMLSDLNPKKLWDRLTSQRQNGASYTAGVTTSSPASKPTEIASPQTEIITSSVATNATRRTTNASLVTQQMGQPKAEPPTPVPYKSPGPYVVEYPYEYHFIINEPKKCEQQKPFVVLVVPVAPSNRAHRDVIRSTWGGESLVLDKVVTLFFLLGKHPGDGAAQLQEQLLQESAEHRDLIQSDFLDCYKNLTIKTMVMLEWLDAHCSAAGVPYAMKIDSDMFLNVPNLVSMLLKAPTTNYMTGLVARGAAVLRDPNSKWFIPVELFPQPQYPRYALGLGYVLSLDLPKKLIQASRHVTALYIEDVYLGLCMEHLGIPPTDPPNWSYFQVNPVGYNRCAYSGLIATTTNKDTDRVSEWKDFKKPGTYC